The following DNA comes from Methanobrevibacter oralis.
TTTTTTTTTGGGAAATGTTTTCCATAGTCGCTGATTATTCTGTATCGTTGTGTTTTTACTGCAATATTCTTGTACTGGGCAGTTTTTGCATTCTTGGATCCAATGTGTGATTCTTGTTTTGTTTTTGTATTGGTATTCGCTTTTTTTTCTATAGTGGTTGACCAATTGGGGGGGAAGATATAGGTCATCATTTTCGTGATCATAGTTGGAAATTTATCTTTGGAAAAATGGTTTTTTTTTCGGACAATTATTTACTATTTTTTTCTTTTCTTGAGAGTTTTTGTGAGGATATGTAACCGTCAAGGTTGAAACCTTCTGATTATCAAAAACAGGGAAAAAAGAGTTTTTGTGAGGATATGTAACCGTCAAGGTCCATGTTTTTTCAAGATATTCTGTGTTTTCATCTGTTGAATATCCATTATCTGCACTTACTTGGTAATTAACAGGCATTTTCATCGTTATATTCCTGTTAAATTTGATTGTACTTGTTCCATTAATGGAACAAGTTCGTAATGGTCTGTTGGATTGTATTGTTATGTATGATGCTAGGATTATTCTTTTATGTGAGTCTACAGCAATCTGTCCATTGTAATCCAAATTCCCCATTTTACCTTTTTTTATTAATCATAAAAATCTTGAATCTGGATCATTTACATTTATTACATCATTTTTTCCAGGATTCTTTAAGCTTTTCTTCGAGTGTTTCAAGCTTTTTTGTAAATTTTTTTCAGGATTTTCTTCTGGATTGTTTTAAGAGGTTTTTTTTTACTTAAAGGGTGTCCGCCAAAAATCTAAAATTAATTTTTGAAACTGATTAAAACTACTTTAATTCAAAAACAAAGAAAAATTTGCATCAAAAAAATTACTTTTGGCGAACACCCTAAAGCTCTCAATTTATCTTTGGTCTACATCATTTTTCAGAGGATTTTTATTGATTTTTTCTTACTGTTTTTTTTTGGAATTTTTGTTTGTTTGTTAATAGATTCAGGAACACTATTTTTCCAGATTCATCGCCCAATTCCAAATCTTCTTCTTGATCCAATTATAATACTTTTCTTCCAATTGTTCTTTTCATGATTATTTTTAATTGTTGTTCATTGGTTATTATTTTTTAAAGATGTTTTTACTTTAGTTCCATCTAAAACTCTAAATGGCGAATTTTCTTCTTTTGCAAATCTTTAAAGTTGTTTTAAAAGCTTCATCAATTAAATCAGGTATAATCCAATTTGAATCTTATAAAATTGTCCCTATAAACTGGCTTTTGCATGCCTGCTAAGTACATATAAGAAAAATATCAGTTCTTGTTCTTCTCTCAATTTCACGAGAAGACAATCCACCATCAAAAACACTCATCCAAACCAATCCTAAGCAATATTTCACGAGGATAAGCAGGTTCACCAGGCTTATCACGAAACTCCTTGTTAGCTTCGGAACAATCAATTTGATCAACCACATTTTTAATAAAATAACACGGATGACCTTCAGGAATCAAATTACTCAAGTCCATAGGCACCAACATAGTCTGATTAATAGTATCATCTTTTAAAACCATAAATAAAACAACCATAAATATTAATATTTATAATAAAAGATTGTACTTCATAGTATATAAAATTAAAGGAAAAATAAGCGAAAAAAATTTTAAAAATTAATGAGAGTCATGTCCCATCCTGTCAAGAAAAGAAAAAAAATAGTAAATATTGTCCGAAAAAAACCATTTTTCCAAAGATTAATTTCTAACTATGATCACGAAATGATGACATATATCTGCCCCCCCCATTGGTCAACCACTATAGAAAAAAAGCGAATACCAATACAAAAACAAAACAAGAATCACACATTGGACCAAAGAATGCAAAAACTGCCCAGTACAAGAATATTGCAGTAAAAACACAACGATACAGAATAATCAGCGACTATGGAAAACATTTCCAAAAAAAAATAAAAATGCAAAGAAAAATGGAAAACCACAGAAGCCCAAAAAATCTACAAAAATACACTCAAAAAACAGCAGAAACTACCATTTGCAAACATGAAACAAAACATGCACCTAACAGAATTCACAACAACAGGCTTAAAACAAGTAAATACAGAGTTTAAACTATACACAATAGGACACAACTTAAAAAGAGTATACAACGAAATAAACAATAGAAACAACTGAAAAATAAAATTATTGCAAAAAATTTTTAAAATAAAAAATTCTATGAAAAATTAAAAAATTTCATGTCCCATCCTGTGGTGTAAAAAACTTAATTTCATTTTACATTAATACTTTTGAATCATGAAAATTTGTTCTAATTCTTAAAAAAATAACTTTTCTTTCATAATTACTATTTATTAGACTTAAACTTGTATAATAAGAAAAAATACAGAAAAAAAATTTCATGACTCAAAAATATGAAAAATTCAAACCACAAAAGTTTTTGAAATTGCCTATTTTTTTAATCTAAACCTTTTTATATTTTTTAATTCTAATAATTGCTTATGAATACAATTGAAACAACTATTTTATCAATCGTTATAATGATTGGTTTAGGTTATATTCTTAAAAAAATTGATTTTTTAAGTGATAAAGATATAGATTCCTTAAATAAAATAGTTATTAATCTTCTTTTGCCATGCATGATTTTTTCTGCATTATATTCGGCTGATTTGTCTTTACTTCCTAAATTAAGTATTTTAACAGTTCTAATTTTAATTTCTTCTTTTATAACAGGAATCACTTCTTATTTAATATTAAAGAAGTTAAATTTTGATGATAGGAAAATTTGGAGTGTTTTAATAACAATAATGATAGCTAATACTGCATTTATGGGATATCCAGTTAATTTAGGAATTTATGGATCTGAAGGTCTTTTAAGAGCTATCTTTTGTGATATTGCTACAACTTGTATTTTTATAATATTGTCTTTTGCTTTGGCTTTAAAATTTGGAGGATCTATTAAAACAGCTATTCGAAAAATTATTGTATTTCCTCCACTTTGGGCTATTATATTAGGTTTAATATTTAATTTGTTATTATTGCCAATTGGTGGTGTTTTAGAAAAAACAATTGATTATTTGGCTGGAGGAACAATTCCTTTAATCATGCTTTCTTTAGGGATTTCCATAGATTTAAGTGGATTTTATAGGAGTAAATTCATGGTGTTATTCACAACTATTATGAAATTAATTATTTTTCCAATAATTGCAATATTTTTAGCTAAATTTTTTGGTCTTGTTGATTTGCAGTATAATGTTGGAATTATAGAAGCTGCAATGCCATCAGGTATGTTGTCACTTGTACTTGCTATTACATATAAATTAGATCATGATTTAACTTCTGATTGTATATTAATAAATACAGTAGTTTCACTAGTAACTTTGTCAGTGATAATTATGTTAATATAGTTCGTATTTTTAATTTTTTTTATTGGATATAATTATTTTATTTTTGTAAATATTTCATATTTTGTTATATTTTGATTTAATTAGATTTTTAAAATAGTATTAAATTATTAAAGTCAGTTTAAGCCTTAGTTTTTTTATTATATATAAAGGTTACTCCAAGTTTCATAGAGAAATATTTATATATGTGTAGTTACAACAGTAGTATATCTAATAGTTTATAAAAATTCTATGAATCTTTTTTTTGGATGTAAATTTTTATTAAATATTAGATTTATTCACTACTTGTACAAGGTGATTTAAATGGCAGAAGAAAAAAGAGATAATAATGAAGAATTAAGGATTGGTGTTTACGTCTGTCACTGTGGTGTGAACG
Coding sequences within:
- a CDS encoding AEC family transporter, encoding MNTIETTILSIVIMIGLGYILKKIDFLSDKDIDSLNKIVINLLLPCMIFSALYSADLSLLPKLSILTVLILISSFITGITSYLILKKLNFDDRKIWSVLITIMIANTAFMGYPVNLGIYGSEGLLRAIFCDIATTCIFIILSFALALKFGGSIKTAIRKIIVFPPLWAIILGLIFNLLLLPIGGVLEKTIDYLAGGTIPLIMLSLGISIDLSGFYRSKFMVLFTTIMKLIIFPIIAIFLAKFFGLVDLQYNVGIIEAAMPSGMLSLVLAITYKLDHDLTSDCILINTVVSLVTLSVIIMLI